In the genome of Pichia kudriavzevii chromosome 4, complete sequence, one region contains:
- a CDS encoding uncharacterized protein (PKUD0D03880; Pfam Domains: Pkinase(9.5e-58)|Pkinase_Tyr(4.9e-06)), with amino-acid sequence MANGILSKLFKSSKDKKDAHHQKHTPLVQSSVSPISSTSGHPNDAHSSYPGSSPTLKTDSASTKLEAPHSVKMRSSGSSTSSIHPIDSNPSPHLKLARFLEKRHLKHQEFLDSLQGKHKNNKSKTDSPKKSYFFQSKKAENHAHHKEKPLQKTQNLPSKFNDFNALTQLVAPYGIIPDRSVDLMALLEHTNIENQPLDAQLGSLALNAIDVPKSGSSSNALIIGKGAGGSVYPLYDSTRNHLYAIKKLRLQMNKEDWFTYQSKLKNEFNIAKKLHHQNLIRTYDLLQDNDLFIIVMDYAPYDFFTMVMAGKFTKYECYCYLRQLCEGVCYMHSIGLAHRDLKLDNCVVDQNGVLKIVDFGSSVIFDQKLYDGKGKSRDIEQASGILGSDPYLAPEVVQYPFYDPSLADVWSVAIIYCCMVLRRFPWRIPKTSDTAYDYFTRPTGEITDSNGQVKQVGPEKLFKMLPHSSRPVIAQMLKIRPSERASMKQVLDTEFMQNIEYCHYEEYDAERNTGIIIKAQNHTHHLITNKQFEDENPEEAAKEKEREEMARKKREQEEEEKSKTIKVPVA; translated from the coding sequence ATGGCTAACGGTATCCTCTCCAAACTCTTCAAGAGTTCCAAGGATAAGAAAGATGCCCATCACCAGAAACATACTCCATTAGTACAATCGTCAGTTTCTCCGATATCGTCCACTTCCGGACATCCAAACGATGCCCACTCATCTTATCCTGGCTCGTCACCAACCCTCAAGACTGATAGTGCCTCTACCAAACTGGAAGCGCCTCATTCGGTTAAGATGCGTTCTTCTGGTTCGTCCACTTCGTCGATACACCCGATAGATTCCAATCCTTCTCCACATTTGAAGTTGGCCAGGTTTCTCGAGAAGAGACATTTGAAACACCAAGAATTTCTGGATTCTCTGCAGGGGAAACacaaaaataacaagaGCAAGACAGACTCGCCCAAGAAATCGTACTTTTTCCAATCCAAGAAGGCGGAGAACCATGCCCATCATAAGGAGAAACCGCTAcaaaaaactcaaaatttACCTTCTAAATTCAACGATTTCAATGCGTTGACACAATTGGTGGCTCCCTATGGTATTATTCCCGACAGATCTGTGGATTTAATGGCTTTATTGGAACACAccaatattgaaaaccaGCCATTAGATGCTCAATTGGGCAGTTTGGCGCTGAATGCGATTGATGTTCCCAAATCAGGTAGCTCATCGAATGCTCTGATCATCGGTAAAGGTGCCGGTGGTTCTGTATATCCATTATATGATTCAACACGAAACCATTTATATGCAATTAAGAAACTAAGATTGCAGATGAATAAAGAAGATTGGTTTACTTACCaatcaaaattaaagaatgaATTTAATATTGCTAAAAAACTACACCACCAAAACTTAATTAGGACATATGATTTACTACAAGACAATGACCTATTCATAATTGTTATGGATTATGCACCttatgattttttcactaTGGTAATGGCAGGTAAATTCACCAAGTATGAATGCTACTGTTATCTTAGACAATTATGTGAAGGAGTCTGTTACATGCATTCAATTGGTTTGGCCCATAGAGACCTAAAATTGGATAATTGTGTTGTCGACCAAAATGGTGTCTTGAAGATTGTGGATTTTGGTTCCTCTGTGATTTTTGACCAGAAATTGTACGACGGCAAGGGGAAATCACGTGATATTGAGCAAGCATCAGGTATTCTAGGTAGTGATCCATACTTGGCGCCCGAAGTTGTGCAATATCCCTTCTATGACCCATCTTTAGCCGACGTGTGGTCAGTGGCTATCATTTATTGTTGTATGGTTTTGCGCCGCTTTCCCTGGAGAATACCTAAAACTTCTGATACAGCATATGACTATTTCACTCGTCCAACTGGTGAAATCACCGACTCAAACGGTCAAGTAAAACAAGTTGGCCCAGAGaagttattcaaaatgttACCACATTCCTCAAGACCTGTAATTGCTcagatgttgaagattaGGCCAAGCGAAAGGGCTTCGATGAAACAAGTCTTGGACACTGAATTCATGCAGAACATTGAATATTGTCATTATGAAGAGTATGATGCAGAAAGAAACACGGGTATCATTATCAAGGCCCAAAATCATACCCATCATTTGATCACTAACAAACAGTTTGAAGATGAGAACCCCGAAGAAGCTGcgaaagagaaggagaggGAAGAAATGgccagaaaaaaaagagagcaggaagaggaagaaaagagtaAGACTATTAAGGTACCTGTTGCGTGA
- a CDS encoding uncharacterized protein (PKUD0D03890; Pfam Domains: Pribosyltran(2.4e-28)), with protein sequence MRDIVIFSGSSNEPLCKRICDNLSLPLGKVLLKKFANGETSVQLETSVREKDVFILQTGAGSVNDYLMELLLMISACKMASAKRINIIMPLFFYSRQLDMPAIKYGEYLSNKIKVVGNVKPWVSQNGTLIANLLTSAGANHIITMDLHDSQYQGFFDIPVDNLYSKQLVQYYITNYIPCFKDSVIVSPDAGGAKRATAIADSMGLSFALVHKERRIETNEDMSMLVGDVEGKTCVIIDDLVDTAGTLIKCAKLLQSNGATKIYAIVTHGLFSGDALPKIKECGLFTKVITTNSVNQSKRLETEKTDVLDVSRMFAEAIRRINNGESVSIIYNSMI encoded by the coding sequence ATGAGAgatattgttattttttcagGTTCATCCAACGAACCACTCTGCAAGAGGATATGCGACAACTTGTCACTACCATTAGGTAAGGTGTTACTTaaaaaatttgcaaatggCGAAACTTCAGTTCAATTAGAGACCTCCGTTCGAGAGAAGGATGTCTTTATTTTACAAACGGGAGCAGGGTCAGTCAATGACTACTTGATGGAGTTACTGTTAATGATTTCAGCGTGTAAAATGGCCAGTGCAAAGAGAATCAATATTATAATGCCATTATTTTTCTATTCGAGACAATTAGATATGCCTGCAATCAAGTATGGCgaatatctttcaaataaaatcaaagttgTTGGAAACGTGAAACCGTGGGTCTCACAAAATGGTACACTTATTGCAAATTTGCTGACCAGTGCTGGTGCAAATCATATCATTACAATGGATTTACACGATTCTCAATACCAAGGTTTTTTTGATATACCTGTTGACAACTTATACTCCAAGCAGCTTGTCCAATATTACATTACGAACTATATTCCGTGTTTCAAAGATTCTGTAATTGTGTCGCCTGATGCCGGTGGTGCAAAGAGGGCAACAGCGATTGCTGATTCAATGGGATTGTCATTTGCTTTGGTTCATAAGGagagaagaattgaaaCCAACGAGGACATGTCCATGTTAGTCGGCGATGTGGAAGGGAAGACTTGTGTTATCATCGACGACCTAGTGGACACTGCAGGAACCTTGATCAAATGTGCAAAATTGTTACAGTCCAACGGAGCAACAAAAATTTATGCCATCGTCACACACGGGTTATTCAGTGGTGATGCATTACCTAAAATCAAGGAGTGTGGACTATTCACTAAAGTCATTACTACCAATAGTGTTAACCAAAGTAAAAGGTTGGAAACGGAGAAAACCGATGTTTTGGATGTTTCTAGAATGTTTGCAGAAGCCATTAGAAGAATTAATAATGGTGAGTCGGTTTCAATCATCTACAATTCAATGATATAG
- a CDS encoding uncharacterized protein (PKUD0D03900; similar to Saccharomyces cerevisiae YKR044W (UIP5); ancestral locus Anc_1.239), protein MDLGGGYSKPTLVQKARRIYGRLTFKGKVFFGILSLLILYMIFPSWRSSSSKDPQLEHDLRYFENYSNSASTTISSKQLNSLSDLLNYSPHVSKVDLKYMSLPPLLDSNNKFPHYRNGGNMLLSRNSDHVRLVRDSARQTGYLFSDMTISNDDLSAFEIDVGFKIHGQQDRANMIGDGMAIWLTTEQLKGGDVFGIQSNFNGLGLFLDTYKNYNGKHNRHAFPYLSIQRNKGYDGYYDKGKDGINTQIGGCSLHKIYNTGSDKPTKLKITYVRQAGVFEVLLDEKGQGEWRTCYRKENVDLDGLFPVGRPLYLGVSAETGELHHNVDLYSIDVKTFRKTDGEQIAEIDSLAQGLTIVDSIDDTDQNQQNAERGESLQSRRRKNRKSLNRLRRQEKVLKQRDREKYQSEHGFVGWFFSIVWSIIKIIFYIVLLLVAAYAGVIAFRVYRENQRKKNIGGIL, encoded by the coding sequence ATGGATCTTGGTGGAGGATACAGTAAGCCAACACTGGTGCAAAAGGCCAGACGGATATATGGTAGACTGACATTTAAAGGAAAGGTGTTTTTTGGAATTCTATCACTTCTAATTTTGTACATGATCTTCCCTAGTTGGAGatcatcttcctcaaaAGATCCACAACTTGAACATGACCTCAGATACTTTGAAAACTACTCTAATTCtgcatcaacaacaatctCCAGTAAACAGTTGAATAGCTTATCAGATTTATTGAATTACTCGCCACATGTCAGCAAGGTTGATTTGAAGTACATGTCATTGCCACCTTTGTTGGattcaaataataaattCCCACATTACAGAAACGGTGGCAATATGTTACTATCGAGAAATTCAGATCACGTTAGGCTAGTCAGAGATTCCGCAAGACAAACCGGTTATTTGTTTTCCGACATGACAATCTCAAATGATGACTTATCAGCATTTGAAATCGATGTGGGTTTCAAGATCCATGGTCAACAGGATAGAGCAAATATGATTGGTGATGGCATGGCCATCTGGCTAACTACCGAGCAATTGAAAGGTGGTGATGTCTTTGGTATACAATCTAACTTTAACGGTCTCGGGTTGTTCCTTGATACCTACAAAAATTATAATGGTAAACATAATAGACATGCTTTTCCCTATCTAAgtattcaaagaaacaaaggGTATGATGGATACTATGACAAAGGCAAAGATGGTATCAACACACAGATCGGTGGCTGTTCTCTGCACAAAATCTATAATACCGGTTCTGATAAACCTACAAAGTTAAAGATTACATACGTACGTCAGGCAGGTGTTTTTGAGGTTTTGTTAGATGAAAAGGGACAAGGTGAGTGGAGAACATGCTACAGAAAGGAGAATGTCGATTTGGATGGTCTGTTTCCTGTTGGTAGACCTCTCTATTTAGGTGTCAGTGCAGAAACTGGTGAATTGCATCATAATGTTGATTTGTACTCAATTGATGTGAAGACCTTCAGAAAAACTGATGGTGAGCAAATTGCGGAAATTGATTCCTTGGCCCAAGGTCTAACTATTGTTGACAGTATCGATGATACGGATCAGAACCAGCAAAATGCTGAACGTGGAGAATCACTTCAGTCTAGAAGGCgtaaaaatagaaaatcACTCAACAGGTTACGTAgacaagaaaaagttttaaaACAGAGAGATCGTGAAAAGTATCAAAGTGAACACGGCTTTGTTGGTTGGTTCTTCAGTATTGTTTGGTCAATAATCAAAATTATCTTCTACATTGTCTTACTGTTGGTTGCTGCATATGCTGGTGTTATTGCATTCCGTGTATATAGGGAAAACCAAcgcaagaaaaatataggTGGCATTCTTTAG
- a CDS encoding uncharacterized protein (PKUD0D03910; similar to Saccharomyces cerevisiae YPL026C (SKS1) and YDR247W (VHS1); ancestral locus Anc_8.477), with protein MSMKDLSNIILNNKYQLISRIGSGSYGIVYSAIHLYTGIQYAVKIILKNNSPNTSNNKQLLVELEKSLIYQSLLNNGCLDATLLSLDSIEKHGTDCKFLREISLQLKVHKHPNVLSIYKVYDFQTSIFVVMDFYPDGDLFTTIVDKQRYKNDPFLIKSVFCQLVDALNYCHAKSVYHCDLKPENILVSDNGKKLILADFGLALQDKYIDSNISCGSSYYMSPERIQNFSQAFNTLESHSIHIERLLDPKHTKANVPAHGNVKFPTSAGDVWSLSIILINLISIRNPWLKASLHDTTFKAFVQNPKILMKILPISEEVFHILLKYLALNPWDRGNLFDFRSDVLHCRKLTETGPLSIDSSIQSLDIITTASQISMMDRSLSAQFEICPIPVDHVAIDRLRSGELDVARTEPENDYIPKPIINPLSTPIGRQPIKATGECKSCAECGFGTDSSCSSASSSSVIQRQASLTSSDYVLSTSQQIQDTKIPSHPYELQQQQEISQPPAQQVVTPTQPEHKHENMFKKFFKFGPGGYNANNLYTKASTPRKHHRHHLSPFKSSEKKLLSDQNNGQNENNMLLEQQQLQQQQQLHQRQQLQQLQLQKQQQQLQQLQQYQQQLLQLQQSNKGQKSGIVTEPQQGEHQHHHHHHHYHHHHYPSDQHKAPEAIPPVAVPAPVPDYTSIFPMPGMGLNKPILGQDRPKKKLITKRRQKRVGAPADKSTLAKRSANSKEQKIVDETKQQQRQSQQYLDQENGDESEMNSQLDYRTASPESRTYSQSTGESAQSQESEGPPSGEQPTVSTKLQHAQSNQYVNRIKASEIKNVSQTLSAMSIISNDSNTTMATVATRGSTMDQS; from the coding sequence ATGTCAATGAAGGATCTCTCCAATATCATCCTCAACAATAAGTACCAGCTCATCAGTAGGATAGGATCGGGGTCCTATGGAATTGTTTATTCTGCAATCCATCTATACACGGGAATACAGTATGCAGTCAAgatcattttgaaaaataactCCCCCAACACGTCAAACAACAAGCAGCTCTTGGTGGAGCTGGAAAAGAGTTTGATTTATCAGTCACTGTTGAATAATGGATGTTTGGATGCAACGTTACTTAGTTTggattcaattgaaaaacatgGCACAGACTGTAAGTTTCTAAGAGAAATCAGTCTGCAATTGAAAGTCCATAAACATCCTAATGTTTTGTCAATTTACAAGGTTTACGATTTCCAGACATCCATATTCGTCGTGATGGATTTCTATCCTGATGGCGACTTGTTCACAACGATTGTCGATAAACAACGCTATAAAAATGACCCTTTCCTAATCAAATCAGTCTTTTGTCAATTAGTTGATGCCTTGAATTATTGCCATGCAAAGTCGGTTTACCACTGTGATTTAAAACCTGAAAATATCCTGGTTTCTGACAATGGTAAGAAATTGATCTTGGCCGATTTTGGCTTGGCTTTACAAgataaatatattgattCTAATATCTCATGTGGTTCAAGTTATTACATGTCACCAGAGAGAATCCAAAACTTTAGTCAAGCTTTTAATACTCTGGAATCCCATTCTATACATATAGAACGATTGTTAGACCCAAAACATACAAAGGCAAATGTTCCCGCTCATGGTAACGTCAAATTCCCAACAAGCGCAGGTGATGTCTGGTCCTTGTCTATTATCTTGATCAACTTGATCTCAATTAGAAATCCCTGGTTAAAAGCATCATTACATGACACCACTTTTAAAGcatttgttcaaaatcCGAAAATCTTGATGAAAATCCTACCAATCTCTGAAGAAGTTTTCCACATTTTGCTCAAATATTTGGCATTGAATCCATGGGATCGAGGGAATctatttgattttagaaGTGATGTTTTACATTGTAGAAAATTGACTGAAACTGGTCCATTGTCAATTGATTCTTCCATTCAATCGCTGGATATCATCACTACTGCGTCTCAAATTAGTATGATGGACCGTTCCCTATCTGCTcagtttgaaatttgcCCAATACCTGTCGATCATGTGGCAATTGATAGGCTAAGATCGGGTGAACTCGATGTGGCCCGTACTGAACCCGAAAATGATTACATTCCTAAACCAATCATTAACCCATTGTCTACTCCTATTGGTAGACAACCAATCAAGGCTACAGGTGAGTGTAAGTCATGTGCTGAATGTGGATTTGGTACCGATAGTTCATGTTCTTCAGCTTCCTCATCCTCAGTCATTCAAAGACAGGCCTCTTTGACTTCTTCAGATTACGTACTCTCCACTTCACAACAGATCCAAGACACTAAAATTCCTTCCCATCCTTATGAATTACAGCAACAACAGGAAATCTCTCAACCACCAGCCCAACAGGTTGTCACTCCCACACAGCCAGAGCATAAGCATGAAAATATGTTTAAaaagttcttcaaattcgGTCCAGGTGGCTACAATGCAAACAACTTATACACCAAGGCATCCACACCACGTAAgcatcatcgtcatcattTATCACCTTTCAAAAGTTCggaaaaaaagttgttgtCTGACCAAAATAATGGgcaaaatgaaaataatatgTTGTtagaacaacaacaattgcaacagcagcaacaattACACCAGCGACAGCAATTGCAGCAGCTACAGTTACagaaacagcaacaacagttGCAGCAGCTACagcaatatcaacaacaacttcttcagCTACAACAATCAAATAAAGGACAAAAATCTGGAATTGTTACAGAACCACAACAAGGTGAACACCAACACCACcatcatcaccaccattatcatcatcaccactATCCTTCTGACCAACACAAGGCGCCTGAAGCAATTCCTCCTGTTGCCGTTCCTGCTCCTGTTCCTGACTACACGTCGATATTTCCTATGCCTGGTATGGGTTTGAATAAACCAATACTTGGCCAAGATAGaccgaagaagaaactaaTCACTAAACGTCGCCAAAAAAGAGTAGGGGCTCCAGCTGATAAATCCACATTAGCGAAACGAAGTGCAAATAGtaaagaacaaaagatCGTTGATGAAACGAAACAGCAGCAACGGCAATCACAACAGTACCTCGATCAAGAGAATGGCGACGAGTCGGAAATGAACAGTCAATTAGACTATAGAACAGCTTCTCCCGAATCTCGGACATATTCACAGTCAACAGGGGAATCTGCGCAATCTCAGGAAAGCGAAGGACCACCTAGTGGAGAGCAACCTACAGTGTCAACTAAATTACAACATGCGCAATCTAACCAATATGTAAATAGAATCAAGGCATCAGAGATTAAAAATGTTTCACAGACTTTGAGCGCTATGAGTATTATAAGTAACGATTCAAACACAACTATGGCCACAGTTGCCACCCGTGGAAGTACAATGGATCAGTCTTGA
- a CDS encoding uncharacterized protein (PKUD0D03920; Pfam Domains: RTA1(3.4e-50)), whose product MDKILSYTEHIPAGYVTRARHLTETLQLSVAVPTTITEPYASITSVISSAAAYQSSVYNALSAASNLASSTSLFNEVVAAQATINYYEILREAVTETNAASRASLMTRAAEASEVMFKVVNEYPFYGGNFPSLGGNIALLVVFAVFLSMQVFSGIFFHQYWFLVCWTAGLILEVIGYAGRIWSSQNITNLSAYIMQSVCITVAPCFLMAGIYYIIAQITLIYGEEYSLMKPMRYSQIFIVCDIISIFTQGAGGGMASVQSLQDTGRYIMIGGLAFQVLTMLIFQFLWYHLLFNIYKAYKESGENVFNPEFDFVRRRKLHIPFIIGVSFVVLLIFIRSVYRLAEISEGWSSKATTDEIYFMILEGLMVSLASCVISVLSPGLAYGRGAHLQMTRRKKNEEEFDMDDSFRKRDEL is encoded by the coding sequence ATGGATAAGATTTTAAGTTATACAGAACATATCCCCGCTGGGTATGTGACAAGAGCACGTCATTTAACAGAGACTCTCCAACTCTCTGTGGCTGTTCCAACTACAATTACAGAACCATATGCAAGTATCACCTCGGTGATTTCCTCTGCTGCAGCTTACCAATCGTCTGTGTATAATGCATTGAGCGCAGCATCGAATCTTGCATCTTCAACTAGTCTCTTCAACGAAGTTGTTGCAGCACAGGCAACCATCAATTACTATGAAATCCTCAGAGAGGCCGTCACGGAAACCAATGCAGCCTCGAGAGCAAGTCTCATGACGAGGGCAGCCGAGGCGTCGGAAGTCATGTTCAAGGTTGTCAATGAGTATCCCTTCTACGGTGGTAACTTCCCCTCATTGGGGGGTAATATTGCTTTGTTGGTGGTGTTTGCCGTTTTTTTAAGCATGCAAGTATTTTCTGGTATCTTTTTCCATCAATATTGGTTTTTGGTTTGTTGGACTGCAGGTTTAATCTTGGAAGTCATTGGTTATGCCGGTCGGATCTGGTCTAGTCAAAATATTACAAACTTATCGGCGTATATTATGCAATCCGTCTGTATTACAGTGGCTCCCTGTTTCTTAATGGCTGGTATATACTATATCATTGCCCAAATTACATTGATTTACGGTGAAGAATATTCCCTTATGAAACCAATGAGATATTCCCAGATTTTCATTGTCTGTGATATCATCTCCATCTTTACCCAAGGTGCCGGAGGTGGTATGGCATCTGTCCAATCTTTACAAGACACTGGAAGGTATATAATGATTGGAGGATTGGCCTTCCAAGTTCTTACtatgttgattttccaatttctgTGGTACCATCTCCTATTTAACATTTACAAGGCATACAAGGAATCGGGGGAAAACGTCTTCAATCCTGAATTTGACTTTgtgagaaggagaaaactGCATATCCCATTCATCATTGGTGTCTCATTTGTGGTTTTGCTAATTTTCATTAGGTCTGTCTACAGACTTGCAGAAATTTCAGAAGGTTGGTCCTCAAAGGCAACAACAGACGAAATTTACTTTATGATTCTCGAAGGTCTCATGGTATCTCTTGCCTCGTGTGTTATCTCCGTTTTGTCGCCAGGTTTGGCCTATGGCCGTGGAGCTCATTTGCAAATGACTCGCCGTAAGAAAAATGAGGAGGAATTTGATATGGACGACAGTTTCCGGAAAAGAGATGAATTGTAA
- a CDS encoding uncharacterized protein (PKUD0D03930; Pfam Domains: RTA1(1.4e-47)), whose amino-acid sequence MSELGDLVEYTSNVPSGYITKALDLTRTLALTTTVTPQFTLPLATISSIITVAQNNQDSAFSALKTISNTANVTSLFNAAVNAQATLNYYSLLQEQATQTSLATETSFISKVAQASAVMNKVVYETPFYGGNPPNISSNGALVAIFLIFCILHLILGIFYRQTWFLVCWVIGLFLEVIGYIGRVLSSRDIMGLGPYIMQSTCITIAPTLMMAGIYYIVGQVTVIYGQQYSLLKATRYSKIFIFCDVVSFLTQSAGGGLAATASNGEMGRHLLLAGLAFQTVSMVFFQFLWFYLIINIVKAWRSDRVPPFNPEYLHIRERGVLPYFIVSVSIAVMLIFVRSIYRLAELAEGWDSKLTIDERYFMVLEALMIVLATFCMTVLHPGLAYGRNANLVVKNQTATIHEDAPYIYPTNKDYDYYGRKFL is encoded by the coding sequence ATGTCGGAATTGGGAGACCTTGTCGAGTACACGTCAAATGTACCTTCTGGTTACATCACAAAGGCATTGGATCTTACACGTACACTGGCATTGACTACAACTGTCACACCACAGTTCACACTACCATTGGCAACAATTTCCTCCATCATCACTGTCGCCCAAAACAACCAAGATTCGGCCTTCAGTGCACTCAAGACAATCTCAAATACAGCAAACGTAACGAGTCTATTCAATGCCGCAGTGAACGCACAGGCAACACTGAACTACTACTCCTTATTACAGGAACAAGCAACGCAGACATCACTTGCCACAGAGACGAGTTTCATCTCCAAAGTGGCCCAGGCATCCGCAGTAATGAACAAGGTCGTTTATGAAACACCCTTCTATGGGGGGAACCCCCCAAACATCAGTTCAAATGGTGCCCTTGTGGCCATTTTCCTGATTTTCTGTATTCTACACTTGATTTTAGGAATTTTCTATCGTCAAACATGGTTCTTGGTGTGCTGGGTAATCGGACTGTTCTTGGAAGTCATAGGCTACATTGGAAGGGTGCTTTCCTCGAGGGACATTATGGGATTGGGTCCTTACATCATGCAATCCACTTGTATCACCATTGCTCCAACTTTAATGATGGCAGGGATCTACTATATTGTTGGTCAAGTAACAGTGATCTACGGACAACAGTACTCTTTGTTGAAGGCAACTAGATATTCtaaaatctttattttctgtGACGTGGTTTCCTTCTTGACCCAATCTGCCGGTGGTGGACTAGCTGCTACTGCGTCCAACGGTGAAATGGGGAGACACTTGCTATTGGCAGGGTTGGCGTTCCAAACTGTCAGCATGGTATTTTTCCAGTTCCTTTGGTTCTACTTGATCATCAACATCGTCAAGGCATGGCGTAGTGATCGTGTGCCGCCGTTTAACCCAGAATACTTGCATATCAGAGAGAGGGGCGTACTCCCCTATTTCATTGTTTCTGTTTCAATTGCAGTCATGTTGATTTTCGTCAGATCCATTTATAGACTTGCCGAATTGGCAGAGGGCTGGGACTCGAAACTCACCATAGACGAGAGGTACTTTATGGTCTTGGAGGCGTTGATGATTGTGCTTGCTACTTTCTGTATGACTGTCTTACATCCAGGTCTTGCCTATGGACGAAACGCCAATCTTGTTGTTAAGAACCAAACAGCAACCATCCATGAGGATGCTCCATATATCTACCCAACAAACAAAGACTACGACTACTATGGTAGAAAGTTCCTTTAG